ACTACATTTTACCGACTTTAAAAGCCGGCGCAATTTATGAAGAGAAGTACTTATTGGCAACGGCATTATCGCGGCCATTGATTGGGAAGCATCTTGTCGATGTAGCCCATAAAGTCGGCGCTTCTAGCCTTGCTCATGGCTGTACCGGCAAAGGCAATGACCAGGTGCGCTTTGAAGTGGCAGTTTCTGTCCTGGCTCCAAAGCTCGAAGTCATCGCTCCTTTGAGACTTTGGGAATTAAAATCAAGAGAAGAGGAAATTAAATACGCCAAGCAAAAAAATATCCCGCTTTCAGTTAGCAAGAAAAAGCTTTACAGTATTGACAAGAATCTTTGGGGTGTAAGTATTGAAGGCTCTAAATTAGAAAATATAAATACTGAACCACCTGAGGGTTGCTATCAGTGGACCAAAACATCTAAGTCCAAGAGCGGCAATAAAAAATATTTGCTTATTGAATTTAAGAAGGGTGTGCCTACTAAATTGAACGCAAAGCAGATGCCTCTTATTAAGATCATTCAGGAATTAAATGAGATTGGTGCAAGTTTTGGAATCGGAAGAACGGATTTGATTGAAGATCGGCTTGTAGGCATAAAATCTCGCGAGATTTATGAGGCGCCGGCGGGTTGGATTCTATATACTGCACACAAAGAACTTGAGAGTCTAACCCTTGATAAGGACACCATAAATCTAAAAATGCTCTTGGCTGCTAAATATGCGCAATTAGTCTATGATGGTTTATGGTTTTCGTCTTTAAAGGAATCGCTAGATGCCTTTATGACTCATA
This window of the Candidatus Omnitrophota bacterium genome carries:
- a CDS encoding argininosuccinate synthase; its protein translation is MSKNIVLAYSGGLDTSCCISWLKEQGYKVFCFIADVGQDEDLAKIKQRALNIGAEDVIIRNLKQEFVNDYILPTLKAGAIYEEKYLLATALSRPLIGKHLVDVAHKVGASSLAHGCTGKGNDQVRFEVAVSVLAPKLEVIAPLRLWELKSREEEIKYAKQKNIPLSVSKKKLYSIDKNLWGVSIEGSKLENINTEPPEGCYQWTKTSKSKSGNKKYLLIEFKKGVPTKLNAKQMPLIKIIQELNEIGASFGIGRTDLIEDRLVGIKSREIYEAPAGWILYTAHKELESLTLDKDTINLKMLLAAKYAQLVYDGLWFSSLKESLDAFMTHTQKNVSGVIKLKLTKGNCVCVGRKSPHALYSKEMATYSKDDKFDHTAAEGFIKIWSLPYKGKKKG